One Azospirillum sp. B510 genomic window carries:
- a CDS encoding methyl-accepting chemotaxis protein: protein MTQSTSISGNGQKPRKFIHQILAAATILITLSVGALGLWVYEISSRSLDDEIDGKIRTAGEAASDGIEKWLEGRLMLIRLVADDIATAADATLLPIVSRPILQDTFSEVYFGAEADGRFTTFNPVPPPAGYDPRQRPWYKSAVAAKGLTLSEPYQDATTKKLVVTAAKPLVTAGKLRGVAGADLTLDMLVGFLGSFGLEGKGFLFLADGDGQILVHPDANAVLKPFGHKPAEGAVIDTGDDREVHFFRIRNLPSVTWYVGVSMDRAKILAPTALLAKVLTVSTLGTILFVVPLLGLLIGRFVARPILRITDAMGRLSHGTLDVAIPDLDRRDEIGAMARSLEFFKESLIQNRAMEEEVNLMRTRAEEEKREALNRMADSFEAKVKAIVGQVTGSAGRMKANSQDLSGMAENGRNRATLVAAASEEASANVQTVAAAAEEMTASIGEISRQVTQSGEVARAATQRSDEASRNVQMLAEQARDIGAVVQLINQIASQTNLLALNATIEAARAGEAGKGFAVVASEVKGLATQTAKATEEISTQISAMQMATDSAVDAIQNIATIITQVNEVSATIASAVEQQNTATREIARNIQQAAIGTQEISSNIGGVQEIAHGTGEAAQQVLDAAAALFDEAARLSTEVDHFIQEVRAS from the coding sequence ATGACCCAGTCGACGTCCATTTCCGGAAATGGGCAGAAGCCGCGGAAATTCATTCATCAGATTCTCGCGGCGGCGACCATCCTGATCACGCTTTCGGTCGGCGCGCTGGGCTTGTGGGTTTATGAAATCTCCTCCCGATCGCTGGACGACGAGATCGACGGCAAGATCAGGACGGCCGGGGAAGCGGCCTCCGACGGTATCGAGAAATGGCTGGAAGGCCGTCTGATGCTGATCCGTCTGGTCGCCGACGACATCGCCACCGCCGCCGACGCGACTCTCCTCCCCATCGTATCGAGGCCGATCCTGCAAGACACCTTCTCGGAGGTCTATTTCGGGGCCGAGGCGGACGGGCGCTTCACCACCTTCAACCCGGTGCCGCCGCCGGCGGGCTACGACCCGCGCCAGCGCCCCTGGTACAAATCCGCCGTCGCCGCCAAGGGGCTGACCCTGTCCGAACCCTATCAGGACGCGACGACGAAGAAGCTGGTGGTCACCGCGGCCAAGCCGCTCGTCACCGCCGGCAAGCTGCGCGGCGTCGCCGGCGCCGACCTGACGCTGGACATGCTCGTCGGCTTCCTCGGCTCCTTCGGGCTGGAGGGCAAGGGCTTCCTGTTCCTGGCCGATGGCGACGGCCAGATCCTGGTCCATCCCGATGCGAACGCCGTCCTGAAACCCTTCGGTCACAAGCCGGCGGAGGGAGCGGTGATCGACACCGGCGATGACCGCGAGGTGCATTTCTTCCGCATCCGCAATCTGCCCAGCGTCACCTGGTATGTCGGGGTGTCGATGGACCGCGCCAAGATCCTGGCGCCGACCGCTCTGCTGGCGAAGGTCCTGACGGTCTCCACCCTGGGCACCATCCTCTTCGTCGTGCCGCTGCTCGGCCTGCTGATCGGCCGCTTCGTCGCCCGGCCGATCCTGCGGATCACCGACGCCATGGGACGGCTGAGCCATGGCACGCTGGATGTCGCCATTCCCGACCTCGACCGCCGGGACGAGATCGGCGCGATGGCGCGGTCGCTGGAGTTTTTCAAGGAAAGCCTGATCCAGAACCGGGCCATGGAGGAGGAGGTCAACCTCATGCGGACCCGGGCGGAGGAGGAAAAGCGCGAGGCGCTGAACCGCATGGCCGACAGCTTCGAAGCCAAGGTGAAGGCCATCGTCGGACAGGTGACGGGATCGGCCGGGCGGATGAAGGCGAATTCCCAGGATCTGTCGGGCATGGCGGAGAACGGACGCAACCGCGCCACCCTGGTGGCCGCCGCCTCGGAAGAGGCGTCGGCCAATGTCCAGACCGTCGCCGCGGCGGCGGAGGAGATGACCGCCTCCATCGGCGAGATCTCGCGTCAGGTCACCCAATCGGGCGAAGTGGCGCGGGCGGCGACCCAGCGGTCCGACGAAGCCTCCCGCAATGTGCAGATGCTGGCGGAGCAGGCGCGCGACATCGGCGCCGTGGTGCAGTTGATCAACCAGATCGCCAGCCAGACCAATCTTCTGGCGCTGAACGCCACCATCGAGGCGGCGCGCGCCGGGGAAGCCGGCAAGGGCTTCGCCGTCGTCGCCAGCGAGGTGAAGGGGCTGGCGACCCAGACGGCCAAGGCGACGGAGGAAATCTCCACCCAGATTTCCGCGATGCAGATGGCGACCGACAGCGCCGTCGACGCCATCCAGAACATCGCCACCATCATCACTCAGGTGAACGAGGTTTCGGCGACGATCGCCTCCGCCGTGGAACAACAGAACACCGCGACCCGCGAGATCGCCCGCAACATCCAGCAGGCCGCCATCGGCACCCAGGAGATCTCCAGCAACATCGGCGGCGTCCAGGAGATTGCGCACGGCACCGGCGAGGCCGCCCAGCAGGTGCTGGACGCGGCCGCCGCCCTGTTCGACGAAGCGGCGCGGCTGTCGACCGAGGTCGACCATTTCATCCAGGAGGTTCGCGCCAGTTGA
- the nifD gene encoding nitrogenase molybdenum-iron protein alpha chain: MSLSENTTVDVKNLVNEVLEAYPEKSRKRRAKHLNVLEAEAKDCGVKSNVKSIPGVMTIRGCAYAGSKGVVWGPIKDMIHISHGPVGCGYYSWSGRRNYYIGDTGVDSWGTMHFTSDFQEKDIVFGGDKKLHKVIEEINELFPLVNGISIQSECPIGLIGDDIEAVARAKSAEIGKPVIPVRCEGFRGVSQSLGHHIANDAIRDWVFEKTEPKADFVSTPYDVTIIGDYNIGGDAWSSRILLEEIGLRVIAQWSGDGTLAELENTPKAKVNLIHCYRSMNYIARHMEEKFNIPWMEYNFFGPSQIAESLRKIAALFDDKIKENAERVIARYQPLIDAVIAKYKPRLNGKKVMIYVGGLRPRHVVDAYHDLGMEIIGTGYEFAHNDDYQRTPHYVKEGTLIYDDVTAFELEKFVEALRPDLVASGIKEKYVFQKMGLPFRQMHSWDYSGPYHGYDGFAIFARDMDLAINNPVWGVMKAPF; encoded by the coding sequence ATGAGCCTGTCCGAGAACACCACGGTCGACGTCAAGAACCTCGTCAACGAAGTCCTCGAAGCCTATCCCGAAAAATCCCGCAAGCGCCGCGCCAAGCACCTGAACGTGCTGGAGGCAGAGGCCAAGGACTGCGGCGTCAAGTCGAACGTCAAGTCCATCCCCGGCGTCATGACCATCCGCGGCTGCGCCTATGCCGGCTCCAAGGGCGTGGTGTGGGGTCCGATCAAGGACATGATCCACATCTCCCACGGTCCGGTCGGCTGCGGCTATTATTCCTGGTCCGGCCGCCGCAACTACTACATCGGCGACACCGGTGTCGACAGCTGGGGCACGATGCACTTCACCTCCGACTTCCAGGAGAAGGACATCGTCTTCGGCGGCGACAAGAAGCTGCACAAGGTCATCGAGGAAATCAACGAGCTGTTCCCGCTGGTGAACGGCATCTCGATCCAGTCGGAATGCCCGATCGGCCTGATCGGCGACGACATCGAGGCGGTCGCCCGCGCCAAGTCGGCCGAAATCGGCAAGCCGGTCATCCCCGTGCGCTGCGAAGGCTTCCGTGGCGTGTCCCAGTCGCTGGGCCATCACATCGCCAACGACGCCATCCGCGACTGGGTGTTCGAGAAGACGGAACCCAAGGCCGATTTCGTCTCCACCCCCTATGACGTCACCATCATCGGCGACTACAACATCGGCGGCGACGCCTGGTCGTCCCGCATCCTGCTGGAGGAGATCGGCTTGCGCGTGATCGCCCAATGGTCGGGCGACGGCACGCTGGCCGAGTTGGAGAACACGCCGAAGGCCAAGGTCAACCTGATCCACTGCTACCGCTCGATGAACTACATCGCGCGCCACATGGAGGAGAAGTTCAATATTCCGTGGATGGAATACAACTTCTTCGGCCCGAGCCAGATCGCCGAGTCCCTGCGCAAGATCGCCGCTCTCTTCGACGACAAGATCAAGGAGAACGCCGAGAGGGTCATCGCCCGTTACCAGCCGCTGATCGACGCGGTCATCGCCAAGTACAAGCCGCGGCTCAACGGCAAGAAGGTGATGATCTATGTCGGCGGCCTGCGTCCGCGCCACGTCGTCGACGCCTACCATGACCTCGGCATGGAGATCATCGGCACCGGTTACGAGTTCGCCCACAACGACGATTATCAGCGCACGCCGCACTATGTGAAGGAAGGCACGCTGATCTACGACGACGTCACCGCGTTCGAACTGGAGAAGTTCGTCGAGGCGCTGCGTCCCGACCTCGTCGCGTCGGGCATCAAGGAAAAATACGTGTTCCAGAAGATGGGCCTGCCGTTCCGCCAGATGCACAGCTGGGATTATTCCGGCCCGTATCACGGCTATGACGGCTTCGCGATCTTCGCCCGCGACATGGACCTGGCCATCAACAACCCCGTCTGGGGCGTGATGAAGGCCCCGTTCTGA
- a CDS encoding ArsC/Spx/MgsR family protein has translation MADVIFYEKPGCGGNARQKALLERAGHRLEVRDLLAEPWTPETLRPFFGDRPVADWFNRAAPAVKSGEVVPEAMDEAAALAALVERPLLIRRPLMRVGERRDCGFETDRVDAWIGLGIGLGDAVPTDGKMEGCLRPDMPPCPKP, from the coding sequence ATGGCCGACGTGATTTTTTATGAAAAGCCCGGCTGCGGCGGCAACGCCCGGCAGAAGGCGTTGCTGGAGCGGGCCGGTCACCGGCTGGAGGTCCGCGACCTGCTGGCCGAACCCTGGACGCCGGAGACGCTGCGTCCCTTTTTCGGTGACCGTCCGGTGGCGGACTGGTTCAACCGCGCCGCCCCGGCGGTGAAGAGCGGGGAGGTGGTGCCGGAGGCGATGGACGAGGCGGCGGCATTGGCGGCGCTGGTCGAACGGCCGCTGCTGATCCGCCGCCCGCTGATGCGGGTCGGCGAGCGCCGCGACTGCGGCTTCGAGACCGATCGGGTGGATGCCTGGATCGGGCTGGGGATCGGGCTGGGGGACGCCGTTCCGACGGACGGAAAGATGGAGGGCTGTCTTCGGCCGGACATGCCGCCCTGTCCGAAGCCGTGA
- the draG gene encoding ADP-ribosyl-[dinitrogen reductase] hydrolase — protein sequence MRSPEIRSRALGAYLGLACGDALGATVEFLTKGEIAHQYGVHKHIKGGGWLKLAAGQVTDDTEMSLHLGRAILSGPEWEARRAAEEFAVWLKSVPVDVGDTTRRGIRRFIMHGTLEEPETEYHAGNGAAMRNLPVALATLGDDAAFERWSVEQSRITHCNRLSDAAVIALGRMVRRLVLGGGILAAREEANALIARHRQFKFEPYRGLSTAFVVDTVQTVFHYYFQTDSVESCVVETVNQGGDADTTGAIAGMLAGATYGVESIPPRWLRKLDREVHDEICQQTDALLARAPLFRGR from the coding sequence ATCCGCTCCCCCGAAATCCGCTCCAGGGCGCTCGGCGCCTATCTCGGGCTCGCCTGCGGCGATGCGCTGGGCGCCACGGTGGAATTCCTGACCAAGGGCGAGATCGCCCATCAATATGGCGTCCACAAGCACATCAAGGGCGGCGGCTGGCTGAAGCTCGCCGCCGGCCAGGTGACTGACGATACCGAGATGTCGCTGCATCTCGGCCGCGCCATCCTGTCGGGGCCGGAGTGGGAGGCCCGCCGCGCCGCCGAAGAGTTCGCGGTCTGGCTGAAATCCGTGCCGGTCGATGTCGGCGACACCACGCGCCGCGGTATCCGCCGCTTCATCATGCACGGCACGCTGGAGGAGCCGGAGACCGAATACCATGCCGGCAACGGGGCGGCGATGCGCAACCTGCCGGTGGCGCTGGCGACGCTGGGCGACGACGCGGCGTTCGAACGCTGGTCGGTGGAGCAGTCGCGCATCACCCATTGCAACCGGCTGTCCGACGCGGCGGTGATCGCGCTGGGCCGGATGGTGCGGCGGCTGGTGCTCGGCGGCGGCATCCTCGCCGCGCGGGAGGAGGCGAACGCCCTGATCGCCCGGCACCGCCAGTTCAAGTTCGAACCCTATCGCGGCCTGTCCACCGCCTTCGTCGTCGATACGGTGCAGACCGTCTTCCATTATTACTTCCAGACCGATTCGGTCGAATCCTGCGTGGTCGAGACGGTGAACCAGGGCGGCGACGCCGACACCACCGGCGCCATCGCCGGCATGCTGGCCGGCGCCACCTATGGCGTGGAGTCGATCCCGCCGCGCTGGCTGCGCAAGCTGGACCGCGAGGTGCATGACGAGATTTGTCAGCAAACCGACGCGCTGCTGGCCCGCGCGCCGCTGTTCCGGGGGAGATGA
- a CDS encoding FMN-dependent NADH-azoreductase: MTKILHVDSSPLGTASVTRQLTASIVEALVKADPAATVVTRDVAANPPAHLDAELLPVLKLGVQDGLSDRQREELALTNVLLDEFLAADVVVVGAPMYNFSVPTQLKAWIDRLAQAGRTFRYTENGPEGLAGGKRVIVASGRGGVYSTNPALAGLDHQEAYLRSVFGFFGITDVSFVRAEGVSMGPEARDKALAGAAKVIEELVAA, translated from the coding sequence ATGACCAAGATCCTGCATGTCGATTCCAGCCCGCTCGGCACCGCCTCGGTCACCCGCCAGCTGACCGCCTCCATCGTCGAGGCTCTGGTGAAGGCCGATCCGGCGGCCACCGTCGTCACCCGTGACGTCGCCGCCAACCCGCCGGCCCATCTGGATGCGGAGCTGCTGCCGGTCCTCAAGCTCGGCGTTCAGGATGGTCTGAGCGATCGTCAGCGCGAGGAGCTGGCCCTGACCAACGTCCTGCTCGACGAGTTCCTGGCCGCCGATGTCGTGGTCGTCGGCGCGCCGATGTACAACTTCTCGGTCCCGACCCAGCTGAAGGCCTGGATCGACCGCCTCGCCCAGGCCGGCCGCACCTTCCGCTACACCGAGAATGGTCCCGAGGGTCTGGCCGGCGGCAAGCGCGTGATCGTCGCCTCGGGCCGTGGCGGCGTCTATTCGACCAACCCGGCGCTGGCCGGTCTGGACCACCAGGAAGCCTATCTGCGCTCGGTGTTCGGCTTCTTCGGCATCACCGACGTCAGCTTCGTCCGTGCCGAGGGCGTCAGCATGGGCCCGGAGGCCAGGGACAAGGCGCTGGCCGGCGCCGCCAAGGTGATCGAAGAGCTGGTCGCCGCCTGA
- the nifH gene encoding nitrogenase iron protein: MAKAPLRQIAFYGKGGIGKSTTSQNTLAALVELDQKILIVGCDPKADSTRLILHAKAQDTVLHLAAEAGSVEDLELEDVLKVGYKNIKCVESGGPEPGVGCAGRGVITSINFLEENGAYDDVDYVSYDVLGDVVCGGFAMPIRENKAQEIYIVMSGEMMALYAANNIAKGILKYAHSGGVRLGGLICNERQTDKEWDLADALAKRLGSKLIHFVPRDNIVQHAELRRMTVIEYAPDSKQAGEYRALANKIHANSGQGCIPTPITMEELEEMLMDFGIMKTEEQQLAELAAKEAAKAGA; the protein is encoded by the coding sequence ATGGCCAAAGCGCCTCTGCGTCAGATCGCCTTTTATGGCAAGGGCGGTATCGGCAAGTCCACCACCTCTCAGAACACGCTGGCCGCGCTGGTCGAGCTGGATCAGAAGATCCTGATCGTCGGCTGCGATCCGAAGGCCGACTCGACCCGCCTGATCCTGCACGCCAAGGCCCAGGACACCGTCCTGCATCTGGCCGCCGAAGCCGGCTCGGTCGAGGATCTGGAGCTCGAGGACGTTCTCAAGGTCGGCTACAAGAACATCAAGTGCGTCGAGTCCGGCGGCCCGGAGCCGGGGGTCGGCTGCGCCGGCCGCGGCGTCATCACCTCGATCAACTTCCTGGAGGAGAACGGCGCCTATGACGACGTGGACTATGTGTCCTACGACGTGCTGGGCGACGTGGTGTGCGGCGGCTTCGCCATGCCGATCCGCGAGAACAAGGCCCAGGAAATCTACATCGTCATGTCCGGCGAGATGATGGCGCTCTACGCCGCCAACAACATCGCCAAGGGCATTCTGAAATACGCGCACAGCGGCGGCGTCCGTCTCGGCGGCCTGATCTGCAACGAGCGCCAGACCGACAAGGAATGGGATCTGGCCGACGCGCTGGCCAAGCGCCTGGGCTCCAAGCTGATCCACTTCGTGCCGCGCGACAACATCGTCCAGCATGCCGAGCTGCGCCGCATGACGGTCATTGAATACGCCCCGGACAGCAAGCAGGCCGGCGAATACCGCGCGCTCGCCAACAAGATCCATGCGAATTCCGGCCAGGGTTGCATCCCGACCCCGATCACCATGGAAGAGCTGGAAGAGATGCTGATGGACTTCGGCATCATGAAGACCGAGGAGCAGCAGCTCGCCGAACTGGCCGCCAAGGAGGCGGCGAAGGCCGGCGCCTGA
- a CDS encoding NAD(+)--dinitrogen-reductase ADP-D-ribosyltransferase: MADGSVMGDADGRAADTETSPESPDQSHDHPGLELLAQRAHRTNLVNVPAALLCGEAYNDEPRRLRIGATRSEHAALFEALDESPDALTASDLFQRYMAELFGVNPDFSGAEGADGRRRFRASYLRLLKGWMFDSNRAEGAVLKGWVESRFGLLPTFHGEPIRRFSSDAWAAYGEQKQSTRFHNNNIHLQLDLLYEFCQWTIRRGWPDAPMPNWASHIRLYRGVNDFAEHHVVARPDKRTAVLRLNNLCSFSIDRDIAGQFGDHILDAWVPLSKLVFFRDILPRYPFQGEGEYLVIGGDYRVGVSLL, encoded by the coding sequence GTGGCGGATGGGAGCGTGATGGGCGATGCGGACGGGCGGGCGGCCGATACCGAAACGTCACCCGAGTCGCCCGATCAGTCGCACGATCATCCGGGGCTGGAGCTTCTGGCCCAGCGCGCCCACCGCACCAACCTCGTCAATGTGCCGGCCGCCCTGCTGTGTGGCGAGGCCTACAACGACGAACCGCGTCGCCTGCGCATCGGCGCCACCCGTAGCGAGCATGCCGCCCTGTTCGAGGCGTTGGATGAAAGCCCAGACGCGCTGACGGCGTCGGACCTCTTCCAGCGCTACATGGCGGAGCTGTTCGGGGTGAATCCCGATTTCTCCGGGGCGGAGGGGGCGGATGGGCGGCGGCGCTTCCGCGCCAGCTATCTGCGTCTGCTGAAGGGCTGGATGTTCGACAGCAACCGGGCGGAGGGGGCGGTGCTGAAGGGCTGGGTCGAGAGCCGCTTCGGCCTGCTGCCGACCTTCCATGGCGAGCCGATCCGCCGCTTTTCCTCCGACGCCTGGGCGGCCTATGGCGAGCAGAAGCAGTCGACCCGCTTCCACAACAACAACATCCACCTGCAACTCGATCTTCTGTATGAGTTCTGCCAGTGGACGATCCGCCGCGGCTGGCCTGACGCCCCGATGCCCAACTGGGCCTCGCACATCCGGCTCTACCGCGGCGTCAATGATTTCGCGGAGCATCATGTCGTCGCCCGGCCCGACAAGCGGACGGCGGTGCTGCGGCTGAACAACCTGTGCTCCTTCTCGATCGACCGCGACATCGCCGGCCAGTTCGGCGACCACATCCTGGACGCCTGGGTGCCGTTGTCCAAGCTGGTCTTCTTCCGCGACATCTTGCCGCGCTACCCATTCCAGGGCGAAGGGGAGTATCTGGTGATCGGCGGGGATTACCGGGTGGGTGTGTCGCTTCTCTGA
- a CDS encoding class II glutamine amidotransferase, with the protein MCELLGMSANVPTDICFSFAGLMRRGGQTGPHRDGWGIAFYEGKGCRTFHDPAPSSESEIARLVSQYSIKSRTVISHIRRANRGRVSLENTHPFTRELWGRVWTFAHNGQLKGIKDRILTFYEPVGSTDSEHAFCWLLDQIRMQYPEPPKSTGGLMRLIRHLAADLGTLGVFNMLLSDGRHLWCHCATNLAWLTRKAPFGAATLLDADMSVDFSKETTPNDVVTVIATRPLTRNEAWTVMRPGEMAVFRGGALVTR; encoded by the coding sequence ATGTGCGAACTCCTGGGCATGAGCGCCAACGTGCCCACGGACATCTGTTTCAGCTTCGCCGGCCTGATGCGCCGGGGCGGGCAGACCGGTCCGCACCGCGACGGCTGGGGCATCGCCTTCTATGAGGGGAAGGGCTGCCGCACCTTCCATGACCCGGCCCCCAGCAGCGAATCGGAGATCGCCCGGCTGGTCAGCCAATATTCGATCAAGTCCCGCACGGTGATCTCGCACATCCGCCGCGCCAACCGCGGCCGGGTCTCGCTGGAGAACACCCACCCCTTCACCCGCGAGCTGTGGGGCCGGGTGTGGACCTTCGCCCACAATGGCCAGTTGAAGGGCATCAAGGACCGTATCCTCACCTTCTACGAGCCGGTCGGCAGCACCGACAGCGAACACGCCTTCTGCTGGCTGCTCGACCAGATCCGCATGCAGTATCCCGAGCCGCCGAAGAGCACCGGGGGGCTGATGCGGCTGATCCGCCATCTCGCCGCCGATCTGGGAACGCTCGGCGTCTTCAACATGCTGCTCAGCGACGGGCGCCATCTGTGGTGCCATTGCGCCACCAACCTCGCCTGGCTGACCCGCAAGGCCCCCTTCGGCGCCGCCACCCTGCTCGATGCCGACATGAGCGTCGATTTCTCCAAGGAGACGACGCCCAACGACGTCGTCACCGTCATCGCCACCCGTCCGCTGACCAGGAACGAGGCCTGGACGGTGATGCGGCCGGGGGAAATGGCGGTCTTTCGCGGCGGGGCGCTGGTGACCCGCTGA
- the nifK gene encoding nitrogenase molybdenum-iron protein subunit beta, with amino-acid sequence MTDKLSQSADKVLDHYTLFRQPEYAAMFEKKKTEFEYGHSDEEVARVSEWTKSEEYKAKNFAREAVVINPTKACQPIGAMFAAQGFEGTLPFVHGSQGCVAYYRTHLTRHFKEPNSAVSSSMTEDAAVFGGLNNMIDGLANAYALYKPKMIAVMTTCMAEVIGDDLQGFIANAKNKDSVPADFPVPYAHTPAFVGSHIVGYDNMIKGILTNFWGTSENFDTPKTEQINLIPGFDGFAVGNNRELKRIAGEFGVKLQILSDVSDNFDTPMDGEYRMYDGGTTIEETKQALHAKATLSMQEYNTTQTLQFCKEKGQQVAKFNYPMGVTATDELLLKLAELSGKPVPASLKLERGRLVDAIADSHTHMHGKRFAVYGDPDFCLGMTRFLLELGAEPVHILSTSGSKKWEKQVQKALDGSPFGASGAAHGGKDLWHLRSLIFTDKVDYIIGNSYGKYLERDTKVPLIRLTYPIFDRHHHHRYPTWGYQGALNVLVRILDRIFEDIDANTNIVGQTDYSFDLIR; translated from the coding sequence ATGACCGACAAGCTTTCGCAGAGCGCCGACAAGGTCCTCGACCATTACACCCTCTTCCGGCAGCCCGAATACGCGGCGATGTTCGAGAAGAAGAAGACCGAGTTCGAATACGGCCATTCGGACGAGGAGGTCGCCCGCGTCTCCGAATGGACGAAGTCCGAAGAGTACAAGGCGAAGAACTTCGCCCGTGAGGCGGTGGTCATCAACCCGACCAAGGCCTGCCAGCCGATCGGCGCGATGTTCGCCGCCCAGGGCTTCGAGGGCACCCTGCCCTTCGTCCATGGCTCCCAGGGCTGCGTCGCCTATTACCGCACCCACCTGACCCGCCACTTCAAGGAACCGAACAGCGCCGTCTCCTCGTCGATGACGGAGGACGCGGCGGTGTTCGGCGGCCTGAACAACATGATCGACGGGCTGGCGAACGCCTATGCGCTCTACAAGCCGAAGATGATCGCGGTGATGACCACCTGCATGGCCGAGGTGATCGGCGACGATTTGCAGGGCTTCATCGCCAACGCCAAGAACAAGGACAGCGTGCCGGCCGACTTCCCGGTACCCTACGCCCACACCCCGGCCTTCGTCGGCAGCCACATCGTCGGCTACGACAACATGATCAAGGGGATCCTCACCAACTTCTGGGGCACGTCGGAGAATTTCGACACGCCCAAGACCGAGCAGATCAACCTGATCCCCGGCTTCGACGGTTTCGCCGTCGGCAACAACCGCGAACTGAAGCGCATCGCCGGCGAATTCGGCGTGAAGCTGCAAATCCTGTCCGACGTGTCCGACAATTTCGACACGCCGATGGATGGCGAGTACCGCATGTATGACGGCGGCACCACCATCGAGGAGACCAAGCAGGCCCTGCACGCCAAGGCCACCCTCTCCATGCAGGAATACAACACGACCCAGACCCTGCAATTCTGCAAGGAGAAGGGCCAGCAGGTCGCCAAGTTCAACTACCCGATGGGGGTCACCGCCACCGACGAGCTGCTGCTGAAGCTGGCGGAACTGTCGGGCAAGCCGGTGCCGGCCAGCCTGAAGCTGGAGCGCGGCCGTCTGGTCGACGCCATCGCCGACAGCCACACCCACATGCACGGCAAGCGTTTCGCCGTCTATGGCGACCCGGACTTCTGCCTGGGCATGACCCGCTTCCTGCTGGAGCTGGGCGCGGAGCCGGTGCACATCCTCTCCACCTCCGGCTCCAAGAAGTGGGAGAAGCAGGTCCAGAAGGCGCTGGACGGCTCGCCCTTCGGCGCCTCGGGTGCCGCCCATGGCGGCAAGGATCTGTGGCACCTCCGCTCGCTGATCTTCACCGACAAGGTGGACTACATCATCGGCAACAGCTACGGCAAGTATCTGGAGCGCGACACCAAGGTTCCGCTGATCCGCCTGACCTACCCGATCTTCGACCGCCACCATCACCACCGCTACCCGACCTGGGGCTACCAGGGCGCGCTGAACGTGCTGGTGCGCATCCTCGACCGGATCTTCGAGGACATCGACGCCAACACCAACATCGTCGGCCAGACCGACTACTCGTTCGACCTGATCCGCTGA